The Aedes albopictus strain Foshan chromosome 1, AalbF5, whole genome shotgun sequence genomic interval gaatcctctcccgagattctgtgcagaatcctctcccgagattctgtgcagaatcctttcCCGAGATTCTGTGCAGAAACCTCTCCCGAggttctgtgcagaatcctctccctagattctgagcagaatcctctcccgagattctgtgcagaatcctctcccgagattctgtgcagaatcctctcccgagattctgtgcagaatcctctccagattctgtgcagaatcctcaccgaattctgtgcagaatcctctccggattctgtacaGAATCTGTTCAGTGGAaagtcctcttaggattctgtgcagaatcctctccggattctgtagagaatcctctcaggattctgtagagaatcctctccgaattctgtatataatcttctccggattctgtggagaatcctcttcggattctatagagaatcctccccgtattctgttgagaatcctctcctgattctgtgtagaatcctctcaggattctttagagaaatctctccggattctgtggaggaacCTCTCCGGGTTCTGTGTATCtcatgattctgtggagaatcctctctggatttcgttAAGCATTCAcaacggattctgtggagaatcttctccggattctgcggagaatcctctcaggttgcTGTTCTGCAAACTTGGATCATAGTAGGTGACGCATCCACTTCCAGTCGCTGCTGTCAGTTTTCGATTCACAATCATCCAAATTAGAAGTGTTCTCAAATCCCCtttacttaaaaaaataaaataaaatgtgccACTGTCCAATCCGTTGCTGCCAGTACCGCCCGGTTCCTCCGTTCAGCTTTCAATCGCTTCAGTGCTGCACCTGTACCTACGGTCCCCCTCGGATCCCGATCTACCGCCGTCAGTTGCCTCCATGTCGATCCCTCTTCCGAAAGTTCTTCCTTCGCGGTGACATCCCCATCTCGCGGTACTTCGGCCCAAAAGCATCCCAGCAGTTCATCAAATGGCACGTCCCTCCGGAAAAGTTGGACTTCCAGCGCTATCTGCCGCTGTTTTTCGACGGGTAAGTTCCAGTCCGAGTTCAAATATGgcggatgatgacgacgacgacgacgacaatgatTGAGTTGCAATTACACCTTCATCACATCATCGGTTTCTGGGTTTCTCTATTCATTCGATTGCAGGCTGTGCGAAACGACCTTTCCCTATCGGGAGTTTGCCCGCAATGGCATCCGGGACATGATTGCCGTGGCCAAGGAGAAGCAGGTAAGTGCCCTTTCATTTCCCGCCGCGCTGACGTTGACATAACCTCAAAAAGTAGGTCAATAGAGAATCTGAGTGAGAGGAGAGGAGCTGTGATGATGGATTCGGGGGGCAGGGGATGGAATGCACTGACTGTGAGTAAATCATTGCTGGTGCCGGTCGGTACCCGGTCGTCTAGTTATGAGGACGACCGGTAGAT includes:
- the LOC115257293 gene encoding parkin coregulated gene protein translates to MCHCPIRCCQYRPVPPFSFQSLQCCTCTYGPPRIPIYRRQLPPCRSLFRKFFLRGDIPISRYFGPKASQQFIKWHVPPEKLDFQRYLPLFFDGLCETTFPYREFARNGIRDMIAVAKEKQLLCCLPMLILPAKRALNTKDPDVIIATLRALQQLVQAGPWIGPALVPYYRQLLPIPNLFRDCNVNIGDQIDFQGGNRVGDVIDVTLQMLERHGGPDAYLNIKYMVPTYESCVLNR